In the Corynebacterium gerontici genome, one interval contains:
- the feoB gene encoding ferrous iron transport protein B, translated as MSGSTCHSESHGSNLAPKGAPVIALVGAPNAGKSTLFNGLTGAKAKMGNWPGTTVEVSRGAWKTNAGTYDVIDFPGAYSLDPISPDEELTRDLVVECAEDDRPDLVMVAVDATALSRSLYMVAQLAEQAHRIVVIITKSDVGSRYGSEVDVEKLGQVLGVPVVAVDPRRRGNLAAIETVVSAELQRPKRTLRQVHTEDAFELADDRFEWVEQAVAAALSSKEQQEKTASEKIDAVALHPVAGPLMFLACMWLVFQITTTVAAPLQDALDAFFSGPVSDLARSALEALGLTHPFFSGLIVDGLIGGVGMVLTFAPLMALMFLILAVLEDSGYMARAAVVTDRLMKSIGLPGKAFIPLIVGFGCNVPAISATRVLGQPRQRLLTALLIPFTSCSARLTVYVMLASTFFPDHAGSVVFAMYCISIALVVLVGLGMKHTLWRRMGAEPLVIDLPVYQLPGFRLALSVMWVRLKGFLHTAGGIIVATVTVVFLLQSTPVVSGYSFADEALPTQNSVYGAVAEGISPVFEPAGFGSWSISGTLLTGFVAKEAVISSWAQTYQLDDVTDAAPEDQASSPLANAVRQDFTQASGGHTIAAVWAFMVFLLAYTPCVATLAAQRREIGVKWMLAGVGIQLTSAWILAVIVFNVLKIWF; from the coding sequence ATGTCCGGATCTACTTGCCACAGCGAAAGCCACGGCTCCAACCTTGCACCCAAGGGCGCGCCAGTCATTGCGCTGGTGGGAGCGCCGAACGCCGGAAAGTCCACGCTGTTTAATGGGCTCACAGGAGCTAAGGCGAAGATGGGCAACTGGCCGGGCACCACCGTTGAGGTCAGCCGCGGCGCATGGAAAACCAACGCCGGAACTTATGACGTGATTGACTTTCCCGGCGCCTACTCCCTGGACCCCATCAGTCCAGACGAGGAGCTGACCAGGGATCTCGTGGTGGAGTGCGCCGAGGATGATCGTCCGGATCTCGTGATGGTGGCGGTTGATGCGACCGCGCTCAGCCGGAGTCTTTACATGGTGGCGCAGCTCGCCGAACAAGCCCACCGCATCGTGGTGATCATCACCAAATCCGATGTGGGCAGTCGCTATGGCAGCGAGGTGGACGTCGAAAAGCTAGGACAAGTCTTAGGCGTACCCGTTGTTGCCGTCGATCCGCGTCGCCGAGGCAATCTCGCCGCAATTGAAACAGTGGTGTCGGCGGAACTGCAACGGCCAAAGCGCACACTGCGGCAGGTGCACACTGAGGACGCCTTCGAGCTCGCCGATGATCGCTTCGAATGGGTGGAACAGGCAGTAGCGGCCGCGCTGAGCAGTAAAGAGCAGCAGGAGAAAACTGCCAGCGAAAAGATCGACGCCGTGGCGCTGCACCCGGTAGCTGGCCCGCTGATGTTCCTGGCGTGTATGTGGCTCGTTTTCCAGATCACTACCACCGTTGCCGCGCCGCTGCAGGATGCGCTGGATGCGTTTTTCAGCGGCCCGGTCAGCGATCTAGCACGCTCGGCGCTCGAGGCGCTCGGGCTCACGCATCCCTTCTTCAGCGGCTTGATCGTGGACGGGCTCATCGGCGGCGTGGGCATGGTGCTCACTTTCGCCCCGCTCATGGCCCTGATGTTCCTCATCTTGGCGGTACTTGAAGATTCCGGCTACATGGCGCGCGCTGCGGTCGTCACCGACCGACTCATGAAATCCATCGGGCTGCCGGGCAAGGCATTTATCCCACTCATCGTTGGTTTCGGCTGCAACGTGCCGGCGATTTCTGCAACGCGAGTGCTAGGACAACCGCGCCAGCGTTTGCTCACCGCCCTGCTCATCCCGTTCACTTCATGTTCCGCACGCCTGACGGTGTATGTGATGCTGGCCAGCACGTTCTTCCCGGATCACGCAGGCAGCGTGGTGTTTGCCATGTACTGCATCTCCATCGCGCTGGTGGTGCTCGTGGGCCTTGGCATGAAGCACACGCTGTGGCGCCGCATGGGCGCAGAACCGCTGGTGATTGACCTGCCTGTCTACCAGTTGCCGGGGTTCAGACTCGCGCTTTCAGTAATGTGGGTTCGCCTCAAAGGCTTCCTGCACACTGCGGGCGGCATCATCGTCGCCACCGTTACTGTGGTGTTCCTGCTGCAATCGACGCCGGTGGTTTCGGGCTACAGTTTCGCCGACGAGGCTCTCCCCACCCAAAACAGCGTCTACGGCGCCGTGGCCGAAGGCATCTCGCCTGTGTTTGAACCGGCCGGTTTTGGTTCCTGGTCCATCAGTGGCACCTTGCTCACCGGCTTCGTGGCCAAGGAAGCGGTGATTTCCTCATGGGCTCAGACCTATCAGCTTGACGACGTCACCGACGCCGCCCCAGAAGACCAGGCATCTTCGCCCCTTGCCAACGCGGTGCGCCAGGACTTTACCCAAGCATCCGGTGGGCACACGATCGCGGCGGTGTGGGCATTCATGGTGTTCCTCCTGGCATACACCCCATGCGTAGCCACGCTCGCCGCCCAGCGCAGAGAAATCGGCGTGAAATGGATGCTCGCAGGAGTAGGCATTCAGCTCACATCCGCGTGGATCCTCGCCGTGATCGTATTCAATGTTTTGAAGATCTGGTTCTGA
- a CDS encoding tyrosine-type recombinase/integrase, with protein sequence MRRAGLIISRVTLHDLGHTAASLMVSSGANVKLVQRQLGHASAAMTLDTYASLFDADLGQLRWRMEAAFSEFL encoded by the coding sequence GTGCGAAGGGCCGGACTGATCATTTCTCGAGTAACGTTGCACGATCTGGGGCATACCGCCGCGTCATTGATGGTTTCTTCTGGGGCGAATGTGAAGCTTGTACAACGCCAACTGGGGCACGCTTCGGCGGCAATGACTCTGGATACCTACGCGAGCCTGTTTGACGCAGACTTGGGTCAGCTGCGGTGGCGAATGGAAGCGGCGTTTTCGGAGTTCCTCTGA
- the acpS gene encoding holo-ACP synthase AcpS, giving the protein MFIGTDIVAIEAFRQQLAMPGSSFLEVFTAQELRVANARTDRAQHLAGRWAAKEALVKAWGQSLYGRPPVLADTPELWALIEVVPDTHGRVAYRLHGDVEKLLREATTALSISHDGDYAIAQCLLKVGDS; this is encoded by the coding sequence ATGTTCATCGGCACAGACATCGTGGCCATTGAGGCATTTCGCCAACAACTTGCAATGCCAGGCAGTAGCTTCTTGGAGGTGTTCACCGCACAGGAGCTCCGCGTAGCCAACGCGCGCACCGATCGTGCCCAACACTTGGCGGGGCGATGGGCCGCCAAAGAGGCGCTGGTGAAAGCCTGGGGGCAGTCACTCTATGGCCGGCCGCCGGTGCTCGCAGATACGCCCGAGTTGTGGGCGCTGATTGAGGTGGTGCCCGATACCCATGGGCGCGTTGCGTATCGGCTGCATGGGGACGTCGAAAAGCTTCTGCGTGAGGCCACGACGGCGCTGAGCATTTCCCATGACGGCGACTACGCCATCGCCCAATGCCTGCTCAAAGTAGGGGATAGTTAG
- a CDS encoding helix-turn-helix domain-containing protein, which produces MRPLTAITHAMREGARTATDIERATGLSRSTVDAALEHLVSTGYLSSSRDQSACAGCAMSCSGSGATCGRGLTTLTLKAPPPKR; this is translated from the coding sequence ATGCGCCCACTGACCGCCATCACCCACGCCATGCGAGAAGGCGCACGCACCGCCACCGACATCGAGCGCGCAACCGGACTCAGCCGAAGCACCGTCGACGCGGCCCTAGAACACCTCGTCTCCACCGGCTACCTGAGCAGCAGCAGGGATCAATCAGCGTGCGCAGGTTGCGCCATGTCATGCTCCGGCAGCGGGGCCACCTGCGGGCGCGGGCTCACCACACTCACGCTCAAGGCACCGCCGCCCAAGCGATAA
- a CDS encoding TetR/AcrR family transcriptional regulator: MAKDPTVGETTNQNRGDILLPRRRPAQQRSRETFEKILTSARTVLVECGFESFTFDEVSKRATLPIGTIYRFFANKYVLICELDRQDTASAIAEMQRFAEQMPGIQWPMVLDELIDHLALMWRADPSRRAVWHAVQSTPATRATAAATELPLIELLGSVLKPLAPQRSDQERGDLARILVHTMTSLLNFAVTEDARFDVTVREIKRMILAYLFDAAQPS; encoded by the coding sequence ATGGCGAAGGATCCAACCGTTGGTGAGACGACCAACCAAAACCGGGGCGACATTCTGCTACCCCGGCGCAGGCCTGCGCAACAACGCAGCCGGGAAACCTTTGAAAAGATTCTGACGTCCGCGCGGACAGTGTTAGTGGAATGCGGATTCGAGTCCTTCACCTTCGACGAAGTATCCAAGCGCGCGACACTACCAATCGGCACCATCTACCGCTTTTTCGCCAACAAATATGTGTTGATCTGCGAACTTGACCGCCAGGACACCGCCAGCGCGATCGCCGAGATGCAACGCTTCGCTGAACAAATGCCGGGCATTCAGTGGCCGATGGTGCTCGACGAACTCATCGACCACCTCGCACTCATGTGGCGCGCCGATCCCTCGCGTCGAGCGGTCTGGCACGCGGTGCAATCCACCCCCGCCACACGCGCCACCGCCGCAGCCACCGAACTTCCGCTGATCGAACTCTTAGGCTCGGTGCTCAAACCACTCGCACCCCAGCGCAGCGATCAAGAACGCGGCGACCTCGCCCGCATTCTCGTCCACACCATGACGTCCCTGTTGAACTTTGCCGTCACCGAGGACGCACGCTTTGACGTCACGGTCCGCGAAATCAAGCGGATGATCCTCGCCTACCTCTTCGACGCAGCTCAGCCCTCCTAA
- a CDS encoding DUF3618 domain-containing protein: MARNIDDIQRDIERTRRQLASTLDEIADRSKPANLVDDAKTQATAKLKDPQVQKTLMGIGAAVAGLVLLGVVRGRKKNKDLKELQRLLANR; the protein is encoded by the coding sequence GTGGCACGCAACATTGATGATATCCAGCGCGACATCGAGCGCACCCGCCGTCAGCTCGCCAGCACCCTGGACGAAATTGCTGATCGCTCCAAGCCCGCCAACTTGGTTGACGACGCCAAAACTCAGGCCACCGCAAAGCTGAAGGATCCGCAGGTGCAAAAGACCCTCATGGGCATCGGTGCCGCTGTGGCTGGCCTGGTGCTTCTGGGTGTAGTTCGCGGACGTAAGAAGAACAAGGACCTCAAGGAATTGCAGCGTCTGCTGGCAAACCGCTAA
- the bcp gene encoding thioredoxin-dependent thiol peroxidase has protein sequence MTEQIRLQPGDQAPAFSLPNDQGGTTSLEDFRGQRVIVYFYPRANTPGCTKEACDFRDSLTQLNDQDIAVVGISPDKVDKLAKFREDHELTFPLLSDETKDVMQAYGAFGEKKNYGKIVQGVIRSTFLIESDGTIGVAQYNVKATGHVARLIRDLPSS, from the coding sequence ATGACTGAACAAATCCGCCTCCAGCCCGGCGACCAAGCCCCAGCCTTCAGCTTGCCCAATGACCAGGGTGGCACCACCAGCCTTGAAGACTTCCGCGGGCAGCGCGTCATCGTCTACTTCTACCCGCGCGCCAACACCCCAGGCTGCACCAAAGAGGCGTGCGACTTCCGCGATTCGCTCACTCAGCTCAATGACCAAGACATTGCTGTGGTGGGTATCTCGCCGGACAAGGTCGACAAACTCGCCAAGTTCCGCGAGGATCACGAGCTCACCTTCCCCTTGCTTTCCGACGAAACTAAGGACGTCATGCAGGCCTACGGCGCCTTCGGCGAGAAGAAGAACTACGGAAAAATCGTCCAGGGCGTCATCCGCTCCACCTTCCTCATCGAATCCGACGGCACCATCGGCGTGGCGCAATACAACGTCAAAGCAACGGGCCACGTCGCGCGCCTGATCCGCGACCTCCCCTCCTCCTAA
- a CDS encoding single-stranded DNA-binding protein has product MHTQTTIIGNLVDDPRYFQFNNGENEPGHKVTFRVASSRRRLRHVGGQEEWYDADQLFINVECWGELAINAKRSLRKGHPVICLGQLVTNSWGEGDAKRSDIVLRSNHVAFELSRYVVGSKRTDAQEHVPDKDLNFADLGEPDKIIEGKKEEVAPF; this is encoded by the coding sequence ATGCACACTCAAACCACGATCATCGGCAACCTCGTTGATGATCCCAGGTATTTTCAATTCAATAACGGCGAAAATGAGCCGGGCCACAAGGTCACGTTCAGGGTAGCTTCGAGCCGTCGCCGCCTGCGCCACGTCGGCGGGCAGGAGGAGTGGTATGACGCCGATCAGCTCTTCATCAATGTGGAATGCTGGGGTGAGCTGGCGATCAATGCCAAGCGTTCTTTGCGCAAGGGACACCCCGTGATCTGCTTGGGTCAATTGGTCACCAATTCATGGGGCGAGGGTGATGCGAAACGTTCCGACATTGTGCTGCGCTCGAACCACGTTGCCTTCGAGTTGAGCCGTTATGTCGTTGGCTCCAAGCGCACCGACGCCCAGGAGCACGTTCCGGACAAGGATCTCAACTTCGCAGATCTCGGCGAGCCAGACAAGATCATCGAAGGCAAGAAGGAGGAGGTTGCCCCGTTCTAG
- a CDS encoding L,D-transpeptidase, translating to MLLASCTIGGGGSSDGQEQQAEEKNPPAVNVKDDADSVSPIKPVEVESKGDGLDEVTMTNEEGNEVDGKMADDGKSWTNDEVLGYGRTYTIVAKDKNGETTKSSFTTLAPDYTAYGALSPAENAEVGVGQTIAVRFPYAIEDRKAAQDAVKVKTEPAVEGAWYWLSPYEMRWRPENYWEPGTKVKVNADLYGKDLGGGVYGEADNSTEFTIGDRVEAVADDNTKTMTVYNNGEVVKSMPISMGSNQWPTPNGVYIIGDKNPSMIMDSETYGLSHENGGYRLTVNYATQMSYSGIYVHAAPWSVWAQGSQNTSHGCINVTTEYAKWFQDYVKRGDIVTVKNTIGGVLDGADGLGDWNIDWETWKKGNADQN from the coding sequence ATGTTACTAGCGTCCTGCACCATTGGTGGTGGCGGATCCAGCGACGGTCAGGAGCAACAAGCTGAAGAGAAGAATCCTCCAGCGGTAAACGTGAAGGATGATGCTGATTCGGTCAGTCCAATTAAGCCTGTTGAGGTTGAGTCGAAGGGCGATGGCCTGGACGAGGTCACCATGACCAACGAAGAAGGCAATGAAGTTGACGGCAAGATGGCCGACGACGGAAAAAGCTGGACCAACGATGAGGTCCTAGGTTATGGACGGACCTACACCATTGTCGCTAAGGATAAGAATGGTGAAACCACCAAGAGTAGCTTCACCACGCTCGCACCGGACTACACCGCCTACGGTGCACTTTCCCCGGCTGAAAACGCCGAAGTCGGGGTGGGGCAGACTATCGCTGTGCGCTTCCCGTACGCCATTGAAGATCGCAAAGCCGCTCAGGATGCCGTAAAAGTAAAGACCGAACCGGCCGTGGAAGGCGCCTGGTATTGGTTGAGTCCTTATGAAATGCGCTGGCGTCCGGAAAACTACTGGGAGCCCGGAACAAAGGTGAAGGTCAACGCAGATCTCTACGGCAAGGACCTCGGTGGCGGAGTTTATGGCGAAGCGGACAACTCCACAGAATTCACCATCGGTGACCGAGTCGAGGCCGTGGCGGACGACAACACCAAGACCATGACGGTCTACAACAATGGCGAGGTCGTGAAGTCGATGCCCATCTCAATGGGATCGAATCAATGGCCAACTCCCAACGGCGTCTACATCATTGGTGACAAGAATCCCTCGATGATCATGGATTCAGAAACTTATGGTTTGTCGCATGAAAACGGCGGATACCGTCTGACCGTGAATTACGCAACGCAAATGTCCTATTCCGGCATCTACGTTCACGCCGCACCGTGGTCGGTTTGGGCACAAGGCAGCCAAAACACTTCCCATGGCTGCATCAACGTCACGACCGAATATGCGAAGTGGTTCCAGGATTACGTCAAGCGCGGCGACATTGTCACGGTGAAGAACACCATCGGCGGCGTTCTCGATGGCGCAGATGGCCTAGGTGACTGGAACATTGACTGGGAGACCTGGAAGAAGGGCAACGCGGACCAAAACTAA
- the orn gene encoding oligoribonuclease produces MSETLSPKDNRLVWIDLEMTGLDPDRHVIVEVAALVTDAELNILGEGVDLVVHASEEELAQMDDFVTNMHTSSGLIDEIRNSPVTLSQAEDAVLELVAQHCPADQPAPLAGNSIATDRSFIREHMPRLDDALHYRMIDVSSIKELAKRWAPRVYYRQPEKGMAHRALADIVESVRELDYYRRSLFRADTTSEEAEQAAQESTRVYQQFL; encoded by the coding sequence ATGTCTGAAACGCTTTCGCCCAAAGATAACCGCCTGGTGTGGATCGACCTCGAAATGACGGGTCTAGACCCCGATCGGCACGTCATCGTAGAAGTGGCGGCACTGGTCACCGACGCCGAGCTCAACATTTTGGGCGAGGGCGTGGACTTGGTGGTGCACGCCAGCGAAGAAGAGTTGGCACAGATGGACGACTTTGTCACCAATATGCACACCTCCTCAGGGCTTATCGACGAAATCCGCAACTCGCCCGTGACGCTCTCCCAAGCCGAGGACGCGGTACTCGAACTGGTCGCGCAGCACTGCCCCGCCGATCAACCAGCACCCTTGGCCGGCAATTCAATCGCCACCGACCGCTCCTTCATCCGCGAACACATGCCGCGGCTCGATGATGCCCTGCACTACAGGATGATCGATGTGTCCTCCATCAAAGAACTGGCCAAGCGCTGGGCTCCCCGCGTGTATTATCGCCAGCCCGAAAAAGGCATGGCGCACCGCGCGCTCGCTGACATCGTGGAATCTGTCCGCGAGCTGGACTACTACCGCCGCAGCCTATTCCGCGCCGATACCACCAGCGAGGAAGCAGAGCAGGCAGCACAGGAAAGCACCCGGGTTTACCAGCAGTTTTTGTAA
- a CDS encoding cytochrome c oxidase assembly protein, translating into MPSTQSAPSFRSTWPLYIMFTVVAGIVGAIISWVFLAESLAALGVPDPGPFTTAGLPFFRAAGWMLAALSAGSFMASTFFFAPQPAPNLLKARLSVDGALATKTGAVAALCFGLIALLMIPMVLSDVSGQPLGEAIRPAMWPTALSRVSAALAWMWSAVIAFVLAGVSQFSRHWRTQFFWFLGAISMVVPLGLEGHSAAGGDHDYGTNSLLWHLIFMLLWVGGLMALIAHGRRLGPGLPIAVSRYSTVALWAVVVMAASGVINAAIRVRFEDLFSTGYGRLIVAKFVLTMVLALVGLAHRRWSIPKLKAADTRGRAFVRLSIVEVIIMAATSGVAVSLGRTPPPPPRVIDLTPMALEMGYNLQKAPTFWGVWTVWRFDIMFTTLGLIMAAAYAYGLYKLKSQGKTWKWQRTFWFMLGSLGLAVAMSSGVGLYMPAMFSMHMVAHMVLSMVIPVFLVLGAPMTLALEVLPEGSEEQPGAREWLRAFLNSKTLRFFMHPAVNTIQFITIFYLLYVTPWYDVMVSEHAGHLSMNWVFLISGYLYYWEMISPDPRPVKNSVLSRLGWLVFSMPFHLYFGVYLMQLSTVLAGDFYETLDLPWPVDLMHDQNVGGGIAWASGAFPLMVVFGALFLEWLREDKKEEAAYEQHVEDEGEDELAAYNAMLARMESGESDAVSQYHEQEFRAP; encoded by the coding sequence ATGCCTTCGACACAATCGGCCCCATCCTTTCGCTCTACCTGGCCGCTGTACATCATGTTCACCGTGGTGGCCGGCATCGTTGGGGCCATCATCTCTTGGGTATTTCTCGCCGAATCGCTCGCCGCACTCGGCGTGCCGGACCCGGGGCCGTTCACCACCGCCGGCCTGCCATTTTTCCGCGCCGCCGGGTGGATGCTTGCGGCACTGTCGGCCGGATCCTTCATGGCATCGACCTTCTTCTTCGCCCCGCAGCCCGCGCCCAACCTGCTGAAAGCCCGGTTATCCGTCGATGGGGCACTGGCTACGAAAACGGGTGCGGTAGCAGCTCTGTGCTTTGGGCTTATCGCTTTGTTGATGATTCCGATGGTGCTTTCCGACGTCTCCGGCCAGCCATTGGGCGAGGCGATCCGACCGGCCATGTGGCCCACCGCACTATCGCGCGTTTCCGCGGCGTTGGCGTGGATGTGGTCCGCCGTTATCGCATTCGTGTTGGCGGGTGTGTCACAGTTTTCGCGCCATTGGCGCACACAGTTCTTCTGGTTCTTGGGTGCTATCTCGATGGTGGTGCCGCTCGGCCTCGAAGGGCATTCCGCTGCCGGAGGTGACCACGACTACGGCACAAATTCTTTGCTGTGGCACCTCATTTTCATGCTCTTGTGGGTCGGCGGCTTGATGGCGCTGATTGCGCACGGACGTCGTTTGGGACCCGGGTTGCCAATAGCCGTTTCGCGATACTCCACGGTGGCGCTGTGGGCGGTAGTGGTCATGGCGGCCTCGGGCGTGATCAACGCGGCGATTCGCGTTCGTTTCGAGGATCTTTTCAGCACTGGTTATGGACGGTTGATCGTCGCAAAGTTTGTCCTGACTATGGTGCTGGCGCTGGTTGGTTTGGCGCACCGCCGATGGTCCATTCCCAAGCTGAAAGCGGCCGATACCCGGGGCAGGGCTTTCGTGCGGCTCTCGATCGTAGAAGTGATCATCATGGCCGCTACCAGCGGAGTCGCGGTTTCTTTGGGGAGGACGCCACCGCCACCGCCGCGCGTAATCGATTTGACGCCCATGGCTCTCGAAATGGGTTACAACTTGCAAAAAGCCCCCACTTTTTGGGGCGTGTGGACGGTCTGGCGCTTTGACATCATGTTCACCACCCTCGGTCTTATCATGGCCGCAGCCTATGCCTACGGTTTATACAAGCTGAAGTCGCAGGGAAAGACGTGGAAGTGGCAACGCACGTTCTGGTTCATGCTCGGATCGCTGGGCCTTGCCGTTGCGATGAGCTCCGGTGTGGGCCTCTACATGCCGGCGATGTTCTCCATGCACATGGTTGCCCACATGGTGCTTTCTATGGTGATCCCAGTGTTCCTGGTGCTCGGTGCGCCAATGACGCTGGCGCTGGAAGTGCTGCCCGAAGGTAGCGAAGAGCAGCCGGGAGCTCGTGAGTGGCTCCGAGCGTTCCTAAACTCGAAAACGTTGCGTTTCTTCATGCATCCCGCAGTGAACACCATTCAGTTCATCACTATCTTCTACCTGCTGTACGTAACGCCTTGGTACGACGTCATGGTGTCAGAACACGCCGGGCACCTGTCCATGAACTGGGTGTTCCTTATTTCCGGCTACCTCTATTACTGGGAAATGATCAGTCCGGATCCTCGTCCGGTGAAGAACTCAGTGCTCAGCCGATTGGGGTGGCTGGTGTTCTCCATGCCCTTCCACCTGTATTTCGGCGTGTATCTCATGCAGCTCTCCACGGTCCTCGCGGGCGATTTCTATGAGACCCTCGATCTTCCGTGGCCGGTAGACCTCATGCATGATCAGAACGTCGGCGGCGGTATAGCGTGGGCCTCCGGTGCATTCCCGCTCATGGTCGTCTTCGGCGCGCTCTTTTTGGAGTGGCTGCGCGAGGACAAGAAAGAAGAGGCGGCCTATGAGCAGCACGTTGAAGATGAAGGCGAGGATGAGCTCGCGGCGTACAACGCTATGTTGGCGCGTATGGAATCAGGCGAATCTGACGCGGTGAGCCAATACCACGAACAGGAGTTTCGCGCCCCTTAG
- the cmrA gene encoding mycolate reductase (Catalyzes the final step in mycolic acid biosynthesis.), protein MALPKQDIDAYAVITGASQGIGKAMATDLARMGYNVVLVARRAELLEQIAATLRQQHGVNAIACPCDLADEDDRRGLVEKLEQTRVNILINSAGIASFGPFKDQDWDYETTQFELNATAVFELTHAVLPGMLERKEGAICNVGSAAGNVPIPNNATYVFTKAGVNAFTEALHYELKGTGVTCTLLAPGPVREAEIPEAEQSIVDKVVPDFLWTTYESCSRETLEAMAKNKRRVVPGPLSKAMNAISAVAPTAVLAPVMGKFYSNLS, encoded by the coding sequence ATGGCACTGCCCAAACAAGACATCGACGCCTACGCCGTCATCACCGGCGCAAGCCAAGGCATCGGCAAAGCAATGGCAACAGACCTCGCTCGCATGGGGTACAACGTGGTGCTCGTAGCACGCAGAGCTGAACTGCTCGAACAGATAGCAGCAACGCTTCGCCAACAACACGGCGTGAACGCCATCGCCTGCCCCTGCGACTTGGCGGATGAGGATGATCGCCGGGGGCTCGTCGAAAAGCTTGAACAAACGCGGGTCAATATCCTGATCAACTCTGCCGGCATCGCCAGCTTCGGGCCATTTAAAGACCAGGACTGGGACTACGAGACCACCCAATTCGAGCTCAACGCCACCGCCGTTTTCGAACTCACCCACGCCGTACTGCCCGGCATGCTCGAGCGCAAAGAAGGCGCCATCTGCAACGTGGGCTCCGCAGCCGGCAACGTGCCCATCCCCAACAACGCCACCTACGTCTTCACCAAAGCTGGCGTCAACGCCTTCACCGAGGCTTTGCACTACGAGCTCAAAGGCACCGGCGTCACCTGCACCCTGCTTGCGCCCGGTCCCGTGCGAGAAGCAGAAATCCCAGAAGCCGAACAATCCATCGTGGACAAAGTGGTGCCCGATTTCCTCTGGACTACCTACGAATCCTGCTCACGCGAAACCCTCGAAGCGATGGCGAAAAACAAGCGACGCGTCGTTCCAGGCCCCCTTTCCAAAGCCATGAATGCCATTTCAGCCGTTGCGCCGACCGCCGTGCTTGCGCCGGTGATGGGCAAGTTCTACTCCAACCTCTCCTAA
- a CDS encoding FeoA family protein, with amino-acid sequence MMFGALANSIQRRLTDPAPTCAPGSKTCQECHGEPETFALCNVPCGNSCKISRISEINLSPTTQRRLAELGLRAGMKVTVTQKISSGGRVLKIGTTRYAIDGNTASELLVTAA; translated from the coding sequence ATGATGTTCGGAGCACTCGCGAACAGCATCCAGCGACGTCTCACCGATCCCGCGCCCACATGCGCCCCCGGCTCCAAAACCTGCCAAGAATGCCACGGTGAGCCCGAAACTTTTGCACTCTGCAACGTGCCATGCGGCAATAGCTGCAAGATTTCTCGTATTTCCGAGATCAACCTCTCCCCCACCACACAGCGGCGTCTCGCCGAACTGGGGTTACGTGCGGGCATGAAAGTCACCGTCACCCAAAAGATTAGCTCCGGGGGCCGGGTGCTGAAGATCGGCACGACTCGTTATGCAATCGACGGCAATACTGCCAGCGAATTGCTCGTCACTGCGGCATAA
- a CDS encoding nicotinamidase — MRALVIVDVQNDFCPGGSLATERGAEVAQAITQHMHEHSDRYGAIVATKDWHIDPGDHFSDSPDFKDSWPVHCKADSLGAEFHQNLDTAPIEEIFYKGQYAAAYSGFEGTNEPKDKGTPLAEWLRAHDADIIDVVGIATDHCVRATVLDGLKEGFEVRVLTELCAPVSEESGEAALQEMVGSGAQLA; from the coding sequence GTGCGCGCTCTCGTCATCGTCGACGTCCAAAATGATTTCTGCCCCGGCGGCTCGCTCGCCACTGAGCGTGGAGCCGAGGTGGCACAGGCAATTACGCAGCATATGCACGAGCACAGCGATCGTTATGGGGCGATCGTCGCCACGAAGGATTGGCATATCGACCCGGGCGATCATTTTTCCGATTCGCCGGATTTCAAGGATTCTTGGCCTGTCCATTGCAAGGCGGATTCTCTAGGCGCCGAATTTCACCAGAATCTCGATACCGCGCCGATTGAGGAAATTTTTTATAAAGGCCAGTATGCAGCGGCCTATTCAGGATTTGAGGGCACGAACGAGCCCAAGGATAAGGGCACGCCGCTTGCGGAATGGCTGCGTGCTCACGACGCGGACATCATCGACGTTGTCGGTATCGCCACGGATCATTGCGTCAGAGCGACCGTCTTGGACGGACTCAAGGAAGGCTTTGAGGTGCGCGTGCTCACCGAGCTATGCGCCCCGGTGAGTGAGGAATCCGGCGAAGCTGCTTTACAGGAGATGGTGGGCTCGGGCGCCCAACTGGCCTAA